The Streptomyces aurantiacus genome includes a region encoding these proteins:
- a CDS encoding MBL fold metallo-hydrolase codes for MPSATSEKTPVHVYGGPTTLIEYGGLRFVTDPTFDAPGEYPMPLPGDHKLVKTDPSPVTAADLGTVDAVLLSHDTHEDNLDDAGRAFLPKVPVVFTTESGAGRLGGNAHGLAFWETAELRRPDGGTITVTGLPARHGPEGCEPITGDVVGFMLTSHDLPSVYVSGDNANLEHVKEIAEKFAPVDTAVLFLGGARMPFAFDGALLTLDSALGAEAARVLGARRVVPAHYDSWAHFQEGRKEIEAAFLAAGLADRLDFAR; via the coding sequence ATGCCCAGCGCCACCAGCGAGAAGACCCCCGTCCACGTCTACGGCGGCCCCACCACTCTCATCGAGTACGGCGGGCTGAGGTTCGTCACCGATCCGACCTTCGATGCCCCGGGCGAGTACCCCATGCCGCTCCCCGGCGACCACAAGCTCGTGAAGACCGACCCCTCCCCCGTCACCGCCGCCGACCTCGGCACCGTCGACGCCGTCCTGCTGTCCCATGACACGCACGAAGACAACCTCGACGACGCCGGCCGCGCCTTCCTGCCCAAGGTCCCCGTCGTCTTCACGACCGAAAGCGGCGCCGGCCGCCTCGGAGGCAACGCTCACGGCCTCGCCTTCTGGGAGACCGCCGAGCTCCGACGGCCCGACGGCGGCACCATCACCGTCACCGGCCTTCCCGCCCGGCACGGCCCCGAGGGCTGCGAGCCGATTACCGGTGACGTCGTCGGCTTCATGCTCACCTCCCACGACCTGCCCTCGGTCTACGTCAGCGGCGACAACGCCAACCTGGAGCACGTCAAGGAGATCGCCGAGAAGTTCGCCCCGGTGGACACCGCGGTCCTCTTCCTCGGCGGCGCCCGCATGCCCTTCGCCTTCGACGGTGCCCTGCTCACCCTGGACAGCGCCCTGGGCGCCGAGGCCGCCAGGGTTCTCGGTGCGCGCCGGGTCGTCCCCGCTCACTACGACAGCTGGGCCCACTTCCAGGAGGGCCGCAAGGAGATCGAGGCCGCGTTCTTGGCGGCCGGTCTGGCCGACCGCCTCGACTTCGCCCGGTAA
- a CDS encoding MBL fold metallo-hydrolase: protein MTVTDASSQQVPVRVFGGPTALIEYGGLRFLTDPTFDGPGTYPSGLAKTAPASAAPADLGRIDVVLLSHDEHDDNLDASGRTLLADVPLTLTTPSGAGRLGGTARPLKDWESIELDRPGGGTVTVTGVPALHGPGAREDLEPVVGEVVGFVLCGDGLPTVYVSGDNAQLPLVREIADRFGPVDTAVLFAGAVRTPVLDRALLTLDSAQAAEAARILGARRIVPVHFDSWAHFTEGREQLVDAFTTAGLIDRVELA, encoded by the coding sequence ATGACAGTTACCGACGCGTCCAGCCAACAGGTCCCCGTCCGCGTTTTCGGCGGTCCGACCGCACTCATCGAGTACGGCGGGCTGCGGTTCCTGACCGACCCGACCTTCGACGGACCCGGCACCTACCCCTCAGGGCTGGCCAAGACCGCGCCCGCTTCCGCCGCGCCCGCCGACCTGGGCCGCATCGATGTGGTGCTCCTGTCGCACGACGAGCACGACGACAACCTCGATGCCTCGGGCCGCACCCTGCTCGCCGACGTACCCCTGACCCTGACCACCCCCAGCGGCGCGGGGCGACTGGGCGGTACCGCACGCCCCCTGAAGGACTGGGAGTCCATCGAGCTCGACCGCCCCGGCGGCGGCACGGTCACCGTCACCGGCGTTCCGGCCCTGCACGGTCCCGGGGCTCGCGAGGACCTCGAACCGGTCGTCGGCGAGGTCGTCGGTTTCGTCCTGTGCGGTGACGGCCTGCCCACCGTCTACGTCAGTGGCGACAACGCCCAGCTCCCGCTGGTCCGCGAGATCGCCGACCGCTTCGGCCCGGTGGACACCGCTGTCCTGTTCGCCGGCGCGGTCCGCACCCCCGTGCTGGACCGCGCACTGCTCACCCTCGACAGCGCTCAGGCCGCCGAGGCCGCCCGCATCCTGGGCGCCCGCCGGATCGTGCCTGTCCACTTCGACAGCTGGGCTCACTTCACCGAGGGCCGCGAGCAGCTAGTGGACGCCTTCACCACCGCCGGACTGATCGACCGCGTGGAACTGGCCTGA
- a CDS encoding CGNR zinc finger domain-containing protein, translating into MSETDTAATVGTVDAGLPPAPGAEHYPALDLANSAIALPGGQFLDALGTPSGASQWLVDHNLAPADAGLQEICAARLRSLREQVRALLAAQVGGHPAPATALAAVNDALTRVPTAAPLGWDPVRGMHRTAPHPIDQIVDQALGILAADAADLLTGPDAERLTACPSTPCNRYLLRAGRRHWCSVRCGDRARAARAYARRTQTTPN; encoded by the coding sequence GTGAGTGAGACTGACACCGCCGCCACCGTCGGCACTGTCGACGCAGGGCTGCCGCCGGCGCCGGGCGCCGAGCACTACCCCGCGCTCGACCTCGCCAACAGCGCCATCGCCCTGCCCGGCGGCCAGTTCCTCGACGCGTTGGGCACGCCCTCCGGCGCCAGCCAATGGCTGGTCGACCACAACCTGGCCCCCGCGGACGCCGGTCTGCAGGAGATCTGCGCGGCACGCCTGCGCTCCCTGCGCGAACAGGTACGCGCCCTACTCGCCGCGCAGGTCGGCGGACATCCCGCTCCCGCCACCGCGCTGGCCGCCGTCAACGACGCCCTCACCAGGGTCCCCACCGCCGCCCCACTCGGCTGGGACCCGGTCCGAGGTATGCACCGCACCGCCCCGCACCCCATCGACCAGATCGTCGACCAAGCCCTCGGCATCCTCGCCGCCGACGCAGCCGACCTGCTCACCGGACCCGACGCAGAACGACTGACGGCCTGCCCCTCCACCCCCTGCAACCGCTACCTGCTGCGCGCCGGACGACGCCACTGGTGCTCGGTCCGCTGCGGTGACCGCGCCCGCGCAGCCCGCGCCTACGCCCGCCGCACCCAGACCACCCCCAACTGA
- a CDS encoding VOC family protein, which yields MSGPAFNSVAWFEIGTGQPEAVKEFYGQLFDWTFQLNSNTPGVNYHAVVTPGAQQPTGGVWESEGRFPDYAVFYVLVKDVAATVQRAEELGGKVLMTPITDAAGLTFARLEDSAGHHFGVFSSPAP from the coding sequence ATGTCCGGTCCCGCCTTCAACTCCGTCGCCTGGTTCGAGATCGGCACCGGCCAGCCGGAAGCGGTCAAGGAGTTCTACGGCCAGCTGTTCGACTGGACCTTCCAGCTCAACAGCAACACCCCCGGCGTCAACTACCACGCCGTCGTCACGCCGGGCGCCCAGCAGCCCACCGGCGGCGTGTGGGAATCGGAGGGGAGGTTCCCCGACTACGCGGTCTTCTACGTCCTCGTCAAGGACGTCGCCGCGACCGTCCAGCGCGCCGAAGAACTGGGCGGGAAGGTGCTCATGACGCCGATCACCGACGCCGCCGGCCTCACCTTCGCGCGCCTGGAGGACAGCGCGGGCCACCACTTCGGCGTGTTCTCCTCACCCGCCCCGTAA
- a CDS encoding TetR family transcriptional regulator has product MARNAEETRRKLFDASVAEFAAHGIAGARVDRITATAGVNNALLYRYFGNKSELFDTVYGTLATRLVEAIPFTPDALPAYAGALADYYAQHPEVLRLTAWHRLESGDRHLPEAIRTSQQDKIAQIEAAQADNRLTTTYAAADLLTMILSLAQLATDVAPPLPESMDRTTLAERKHTVVTAVTALLAG; this is encoded by the coding sequence ATGGCACGCAACGCAGAGGAAACCCGGCGCAAGCTCTTCGACGCATCCGTCGCCGAGTTCGCCGCCCACGGCATCGCCGGTGCCCGGGTGGACCGGATCACCGCCACGGCCGGAGTGAACAACGCCCTGCTCTACCGCTACTTCGGCAACAAGAGCGAGCTGTTCGACACCGTCTACGGCACCTTGGCCACCCGCCTGGTCGAAGCGATCCCCTTCACTCCCGACGCCCTGCCCGCCTACGCGGGCGCGCTGGCCGACTACTACGCCCAGCACCCCGAAGTCCTCCGACTCACCGCATGGCACCGGCTCGAATCAGGCGACCGCCACCTTCCGGAGGCGATCCGGACGTCACAGCAGGACAAGATCGCCCAGATCGAGGCGGCCCAGGCCGACAACAGACTCACCACCACCTACGCCGCCGCGGACCTCCTCACCATGATTCTCAGCCTGGCGCAGCTGGCCACCGATGTGGCGCCGCCCCTCCCCGAGTCAATGGACCGGACCACGCTCGCTGAGCGCAAGCACACCGTCGTCACTGCCGTGACAGCCCTGCTGGCGGGCTGA